In Babesia bovis T2Bo chromosome 3, whole genome shotgun sequence, the genomic window ACACATGTCTGCTGCCAGCCACACAGTTGAGAAATAACCCCAACCAAGTTTACACTCGATGCGGTATCGGTCGTCATATACCTCGCCTTCTATAACCGGATGGTACCCACCCGGTACATACGCATTTGAGTCCTCACTCTCACTTAATACGCAATCAAAGGTGACGCTCGCTCCATCGTGCTCATCACCGTCATCCGATGTTTCGTGCACATCGTCACATGGCACTTCTGCGGTAGCCACTGTTGTGTTGTCATTGGTGGAGTGCTGGCTGGGAGGTATAAGCGTTCCGCAACTCATGTCTATAATGGGTTCACCCGTACAGTCATTCAACTCAACGGTGTCCACTTGATGTCCCATATGGACAATAGCTGAATCAGGAGTCAATGCGTCGTTGTCCAACACGGTTGGTAATTTATCTGCACTGTCATTCGATATCTCTTGAGTAACGTATTCGTTCGGGTTCGATTCAGACTCTTCTACATCGCCATGTATTTCATCGCGGTCGGCAGCCATTGCTTCAGTAGAATTTTCACAGTCAGCCACCACACCCTTCAGCAAGCTTAGATCCATCCGTCCTAGAGACGATACCAAGTTGACCATAAACGACTTGCGCTCACCCATCCTTCGTTTAACGCCTTGCGCCTTAATCATATACAACTAAACTCTCCATCATCAATAAAAaggaaataatataatgtgtaacccTAGTTTTATATGCACCTTCATTATTTTTGTATTAACTACTAGCAGATGCATCGGATTCTGCCTCTAGAAGAATATGTGTATAGGATAAGGTGACCCTCCCCTACACCCCAACATAGACTCACTTTAGTGTTCTATGTGACCACAGACAACATGTCTactattttatataaatacatatatgGCTCAAATGTGGCCTAGGCATCGCCGGAATGTGGCGCACTGCTATATACTTTTATAATGAGGGCACGGATTCTGTTGTCTAGCCCTAAAGGTGTACGCTGGGCCCTCCGCGTCCTTCCATTGTTATTGTGCATTTCAAGCACTATCgcatttaatataaagTCGAAAGATGTGAGTTCCTTGCATTCTAGGCTGCAGCAGCCTCAACTGAAGCTGGGGTCTGGTCATCAATCAAGGCCGCTATACGGCTTTTTTTCCAGTGACTCTTCCGAGACTACCGATGCTTTGAAAGGTGCCTTGCAGCCTAAAATAGGCCTCAGTGCTGAGGTGAACAGCATGGATGGTGCTAAAGTTAGTCGTTATGACGATGAACTAAACTTAGATTCACCTTCGCCATGTGTTAAAGTGGAAAACGAGCAGACATACCCATTTCAAGCTGAAGTCAGCAGGGTAATGGACATTATCGTCAACTCACTGTACACCGACAAGGATATATTCCTAAGGGAGCTAGTGTCTAATGCCGCTGATGCTCTTGATAAGCGTAGGATACAAGCTGATCCCGATGAAAAGGTTCCGAAGGAGTCCTTCGGCGGCATAAGAATAATTCCCGACAAGGAGCACAACACTTTGACTATCGAGGACGATGGTATCGGTATGACTAAGGACGAGTTAGTACACAATTTGGGTACCATTGCTGAATCCGGCACTGCCAAGTTCCTCAAGCAGCTTGAATCTGGAACTGATACCAATAACCTAATCGGTCAGTTTGGTGTTGGTTTCTATTCAGCCTTTCTGGTTTCTAACAAGGTGGAAGTCTATTCACGTGCCTATGGCCACGAAGATGGTGGCATTTTCCGTTGGAAATCGGAGACCAATGGTACCTTTAGTGTGGCCCAGGTAAATGACGATGAATTGCAAAAGGGATTCATGAAATGCGGTACTCGTATTGTGTTACACATAAAGCCTGAGTGCGACGACTATTTGGAAGACTACAAGATAAAGGAACTGCTTCGTAAGTACTCCGAGTTCGTTAGGTTCCCCATCCAGGTATGTTACACTGTCAGACACCGTTTAAATGATTAATTAACGTGTATTATCTGAGAATCCTTGTTGTCTTCTGTCGAACCCACAGAGGAGCCTGGGAAACAATGAAATCACACTACTGAATGATAAACGGTTTTACCAATCACTAATAATTCATGTAAAATAGGTATGGGTAGAGAAGGTCGAGTACGAGAGGGTACCTGATGAATCCACGGCTGTAGAGGGTAAGCCTGGGCGTTACAAGACAATAAGTAAGAAACGGCACGAGTGGGAGCACGTTAACACACAGATTCCTATATGGAGACGTGACCAGGCAGATGTGAAACCTGAGGATTACGTGTCGTTTTACAAATCAACATTTAAAGCATATGACGACCCTCTGTCTTATATTCACTTCAAAGT contains:
- a CDS encoding Hsp90 family protein translates to MRARILLSSPKGVRWALRVLPLLLCISSTIAFNIKSKDVSSLHSRLQQPQLKLGSGHQSRPLYGFFSSDSSETTDALKGALQPKIGLSAEVNSMDGAKVSRYDDELNLDSPSPCVKVENEQTYPFQAEVSRVMDIIVNSLYTDKDIFLRELVSNAADALDKRRIQADPDEKVPKESFGGIRIIPDKEHNTLTIEDDGIGMTKDELVHNLGTIAESGTAKFLKQLESGTDTNNLIGQFGVGFYSAFLVSNKVEVYSRAYGHEDGGIFRWKSETNGTFSVAQVNDDELQKGFMKCGTRIVLHIKPECDDYLEDYKIKELLRKYSEFVRFPIQVWVEKVEYERVPDESTAVEGKPGRYKTISKKRHEWEHVNTQIPIWRRDQADVKPEDYVSFYKSTFKAYDDPLSYIHFKVEGQVEFSCLLFVPGSLPWELSRNMFDDQSRGIRLYVKRVFINDKFSEAVPRWLTFVRGVVDSDELALNVGREYLQRSKALTIINKRIAIKAIDMFKNLQAANPDRFKKFTDNFGKYIKIGVVEDRENQQDLASLVSFWSTKSGQDRVTLDEYIKRMKPNQPAIYYLTADNLQAAQSSPSLEKLKALDYEVFYALEPIDEFCFSSLTASKYKNIMVLDVNKSDLKLSEADNKQESAQKDNSVEYETLCGWLKQLFPDDLHDVKVSKRLVESPAILVQTDFGLSPSMQRYMKQQATSAGMNDTELFGTSMVSKPVLEINIDHPIIQHLNMMVKTDKLSDVPRQVAKQLLDVVSIQGGYNVKDPTQFARSVLDLMQREAKQFIEKQESA